A genome region from Oikeobacillus pervagus includes the following:
- a CDS encoding M20 metallopeptidase family protein: MIDSIVKSLENMFTETVSLRRYFHQFPELSFEEENTPKKIAEYLNSLGIKVRTDVGGRGVVGVIEGKYPGKTVALRADFDALAIQDQKEVEYKSKVPGKMHACGHDGHTAALLSVAKVLQEHRDHIKGKVVLIHQFAEEITPGGAISMIEDGCLDGVDAIFGTHLWSTIPVGKIGFHSGPIMAAADKFTVEIQGEGGHGGQPHRTCDPIILATNYIQMLQQIVSRNIDPLSSAVISVCTIHSGSSFNVIPEKVQLSGTVRTFDVEVQEIVFNRMETLLKTLCEGAGASYTFEFEKGYPPVINHQEETQFAMKCAQQLLGEEKVFDYQPQMAGEDFSYYLQKVPGTFFFTGAGNPEIGAKYPHHHPKFDIDEKALLYAAQVLAIVAVQYLEKHEGKIK; the protein is encoded by the coding sequence ATGATTGATTCTATTGTGAAATCATTGGAAAATATGTTTACGGAAACGGTTTCGTTAAGAAGATATTTTCATCAATTTCCCGAATTATCTTTTGAGGAAGAAAATACACCGAAAAAAATTGCTGAATATTTAAACTCTTTAGGAATTAAAGTGCGAACTGATGTGGGAGGGCGCGGGGTTGTCGGAGTTATAGAAGGGAAGTATCCGGGGAAGACGGTTGCTTTACGCGCAGATTTTGATGCATTAGCTATTCAGGATCAAAAGGAAGTGGAGTACAAATCAAAGGTGCCAGGGAAAATGCATGCATGTGGACATGATGGTCATACGGCGGCCCTTTTGTCAGTGGCGAAGGTTTTGCAAGAACATCGTGACCATATAAAAGGGAAAGTGGTGCTCATTCATCAATTCGCTGAGGAGATTACCCCAGGTGGAGCCATATCAATGATTGAAGACGGTTGCTTAGATGGAGTGGATGCGATTTTTGGCACACATCTTTGGTCCACGATTCCTGTTGGAAAAATTGGTTTCCACTCGGGCCCTATTATGGCTGCTGCAGATAAATTTACAGTGGAAATTCAAGGGGAAGGAGGGCATGGTGGTCAGCCACATAGAACGTGTGACCCTATTATTTTGGCGACAAACTATATTCAGATGTTGCAGCAAATTGTCAGTCGCAATATCGACCCGCTGTCATCGGCTGTCATTAGTGTATGTACGATTCACTCAGGTTCCTCTTTCAATGTGATCCCCGAGAAGGTTCAATTATCTGGAACGGTCCGGACATTTGATGTAGAAGTTCAGGAGATTGTTTTTAATAGGATGGAAACTTTATTAAAAACACTTTGCGAAGGAGCAGGGGCTTCTTATACGTTTGAATTTGAAAAAGGATACCCACCCGTCATTAATCATCAAGAGGAAACCCAATTTGCAATGAAATGCGCACAACAATTGTTAGGAGAAGAGAAGGTCTTTGACTACCAACCGCAAATGGCTGGTGAAGACTTTTCTTATTACTTACAAAAGGTTCCTGGGACATTCTTTTTCACAGGCGCCGGAAATCCGGAAATAGGAGCAAAATATCCTCATCACCATCCGAAATTTGATATTGACGAAAAAGCATTACTATATGCAGCTCAGGTTTTGGCGATAGTTGCTGTGCAATATTTAGAAAAACATGAGGGGAAGATTAAATAG